TGCAAACGGTGAGATTTGTGTAATAATCAACAGCGAGCTGCGCTCTCACGCCCTGCCTCGACCCACCCCATAGCCTGCCTGCCTCTCTTCGCGAGTACTTCCATGTTCCTTCCTTCTCTAGGAAGCCCGCCGCCTGTGCGTGCTTCCCGCCAGCATCTCCATCGCGCGAAAAACACGAATGCCAGGATTCCTGCGGGGATCGTGCCGCTTTTGATAATTGGCTTGATGCCGGCAGCGTTGCACGCTCAGGATGCGGGAGTCGTTGTGGCTCGAGTGGTGAATCGGGAAGTGAACACGGGGCACCGCGTTGTTGGTTCGGTGATGCCGATTCAATCCAGCACCGTGGGTACAGCGGTCGACGGGCGTGTGCTGGAGTTCCTGGTCAACACCGGTGATGCCGTCAAAGCGAGACAGCCGCTGGCGAAACTGCGAACCGGCACGCTGGAAATCGAACTTGCGGCCAGTCAGGCGGAACTGAAACTACGCAAGGAAGAACTTCGCCAACTCAAAAACGGCGCGCGGCCGGAAGATATCTCTGAAGCGCGGGCTCGCATGCTGGCGGCGAAGGCCAATCACAAGAATTCGTTGACGCACCTGAATCGCCTGAAACAACTTTTTGAGCGGCAAGCCACCAACCAAACGGATTTGGATGATGCTGCAGAACGCAGTGAAGCCGCCAGTCAGAATCTACTCGCTCTGCAGGCGGCCTTTGGCCGAATCGAAGCGGGGCCTCGCGAAGAAGAGATTGCTCAGGCGACCGCGCGAGTCGAATTGCAGCAGGCGAATGTTGAATTAATCGAAGACCGAATTAAGAAGTACATCATCTACGCGCCGTTCGACGGCTACGTCACCGCCGAACATACTGAGGTCGGTGAATGGGTGAGCAACGCGGACCCGATCGCGGACGTGATCGCTTTGGATCATGTGGAAATCGTCTGCAATGTTCCGGCCGAACAAGCCGTCCGACTGCAGCAAAACAAAGACGTCCGTATTGAATTTCCGGAACTTCCCGGTGACGTGTTTACGGGACAGATCAGTCAGATTGTTCCCATCGCCGATTCGCGGACACGCACGTTTCCGGTCAACATTCGGCTGAAGAATACCACTCGCGACGGCCGCCCCGTGCTGATGGCGGGCATGCTGGCACGAGCCATATTGCCAACCGGCAACCGCACCGTCATGCCGCTGGTTCCCAAAGATGCGTTGGTTCTAAATGGAAGTCGTCGATATGTGTTTGTCGCGACGCCCGATGGAAATGCCGAACGAGCGGCAAGTGTGCGTTCTGTGCCTGTGACGTTGGGGATTGCCGATGAGGGACTGATTCAGGTCAGCGGTGAACTCAAGGCGGGCGACCTGGTTGTGGTGCGCGGCAATGAGCGATTGAAAGATGGTCAGCAGGTTGTGCTGAATCTTGCTGAAACAACATCAGTTTCCGTGGGGGACTGATCATGCAACTGATTGAATCGTTCATTCGCAACCCCGTCAAAGTTTCCGTCGGCGTGCTGCTGGTGGTGATGTTCGGTGCCATTTGTCTGGTTCGGATGCCGCGGCAGCTGGCTCCGTCGGTGCAGAATCCGGTGCTGACTATCGAAACCAGTTGGCCGGGTGGAAGTCCGCAGGAAATCGAACGCGAGATCGTGCAGGAGCAGGAAGAGCAACTGCAAGGCGTCGAAGGTGTGACCAAGATGTCATCCGAATGTCTGGATTCATCCGGCCGGATTACGTTGGAATTTGTCGTCGGTACAAACATCGAAGACGCGATGCTGCGAGTTAACACGCGACTGCAACAGGTGCGGGAATACCCAATCGACGCGTTGGAACCCGTCATCAGTGCGTCGGATGTCGCGGACCGACCGATCGCCCGCTTTGTGTTGACGGCGAAACCGCCAGACGTTGAACAGATTCATGAGTTTCAGCAGAAGTATCCGGATTTGGCTGAGGCTCTTGCCCCCGCCAGTCGCGCCATGAACAGCGGCCTGCGCGTCTTCCGGCTGCAGGAAGCGTGGCGCGAGTTGGGTGACGAACATCCGGAATTGAAGCAGCTTCTGCCACCGGAGCTCGACCTTCAGGAAGTTCGCAAGTTTGCGGAAGACTACATCGAAACTCAACTGGAACGAGTGTCCGGTGTTTCTGATGCGTACACCTACGGCGGTCAGCAGGAAGAACTCCAGGTCATCGTCGATCCGGATCGCCTGGCCGCTCGTCAGTTAACCGTGATCGACGTTCGCAACGCGCTGCAGAACCAAAACAAAGACACTTCAGGCGGTGACTTCTGGGAAGGCAAACGCCGATGGGTGATTCGCACGCTCGGGCAGTTTCGCAGTCCGGAACAAGTGAAGCAACAGGTGCTGACCGTGCGCGATGGTGCTCCAATTTACGTCGGCGATGTGGCCGACGTGCAAATCGGTTTCAAGAAGATGGACAGCGTGTCGCGGCGTTACGGTGTGTCCAGCAACGGAATGGCCGTGCGTCGAGCGTCCGGAGCCAATGTGTTGTCCGTCATGGTTGGCATTCGCGCAGCGACGAAACAGCTGAACGAAGGCATTCTGAAACAGCGAGGATTGGAACTGTATCAGTATTACGATGAGACCGAATACATTCATGCGGCGATTGGACTGGTCCAGCAAAACATCTTCCTCGGCGGCGCACTGACGATGATCGTGCTGCTGTTGTTTCTGCATCTGGGACGTCGGACGTTGATGATCGTTCCTTTGATTGCAGCGTCAGCGATCGCGGCTGCCTATGTGTCGTCCACGTATGTTCTGGTGACATTGGCGCTGGTGATCGTGGGCGGGTTTTGGTTTGGTCGAGGTGCACTCGTCGTTGGTCTCGCGATTCCGGTCAGCGTGATTGGGACGTTTCTGTTGCTGGGGTTGATGGGCCGATCGTTGAACGTCATCAGCCTTGCCGGGCTGGCATTCGCCGTGGGCATGCTGGTCGACAATGCCGTTGTTGTGCTGGAAAATATTTTCCGCCGCTTCGAAGAAGGAGAAGATGCGTTTACCGCGTCGGTGAATGGCACAAAAGAAGTTTGGGGCGCTGTTGTGGCGTCGACGCTGACGACGATTGCGGTGTTCGTGCCCGTGTTGTTTGTGGAAGAGATGGCCGGGCAATTGTTCCGCGACATCGCTCTGGCCATCAGTTGCGCGGTCGGATTATCACTGGTGGTTTCGTTCACCGTGGTTCCAACGGCAGCGTCGCGGTTGTTCAAGCGTTCGAAGTCAAAGGATCCCAATGCCGCGAACGTGGACGACACCAAAATCGACAATGCCGATCCAAAATCGCAGGGGCTTTTGCCTCGATTTTTGCAGTGGTGCGGCTCGCTTGTCATTCGCGTTGTGATTTCCAGTAATCGCTGGATTCAACGCGGTACCGTTCGATCGCTGGCAGTTGTGCTGGTGATGGTCGGGGCATCGGTGGGGTTGAGCTACCTGTTTTGGCCGAAGGTGGAATATCTGCCATCCGGAAACAGAAACTTCGTATTCTGCAGCGTGTCGCCGCCGCCGGGATACAACATGGACCAGTTGCTGGCCATGGGCACAAAGATCGAAGACGACCTGAAACCGTATTGGAACGCCGATCCAGGAAGTCCGGCTGCGGAGGAACTTGAGTACCCCATCATCAGCTACTACTTTTACGTCGTGCGTGGTCGCCAGGTGTTTATGGGGTTCGAGGCGCAGGACGAAACTCGCGTCCACGAATTGATCCCGCTGATCAAAGAAGTCGCCTCACAGTTCCCTGGCACCATTGCAGTGGCCAAACGCTCCAGCCTGTTTGAGCGAGGACTCACGGGAGGCCGTACGGTGGACATCGAAATCACGGGCCCGGATCTCGAACATCTGGTTACGATTGGTGGCCAGGTTCTAAGCGACGTGAAAGAACTGCTTCCGGATGCGCAAGCGATGCCGCAGCCGAGTTTAGATTTGTCCGGTCCGGAAATCCACATCGAACCACGTCTGATGCAATCATCGGAAATGGGCATCCATGCTTCTGATTTGGGCTACACGGTGGATGCTCTTGTCGATGGGGCTTATGCGGGCGACTACTTTTCCGGCGGTGAAAAAATTGATTTGACGATTGTCGGTCAGCAATCATTCGCCGAGCGAACTCAGAATTTGAACGACCTTCCGATTTCTACCGATCTTGGCCAGCTGGTCCCGCTGTCAGCCGTCGCAGAAATACGACTCAGCAGCGGCCCGGAACAGATCAATCGCCGCGAACGGCAGCGAGCGATCACGATTCAGGTGACACCGCCGGTCACGATGCCGCTGGAAGATGCGATGGCGAAGATCAACGATTCTATCGTGACGCCACTGCACCGCGGTGAGATGCTTGAAGGCGGTTATATGGTGACGCTGTCGGGGACGGCCGACAAACTTCGCGAAGCCTGGGGCGCGTTGAAGTGGAATCTTATATTGGCGCTGGCGATCACATATCTGCTGATGGCAGCGCTGTTCGAATCATGGCTGTACCCGTTTGTGATCATCTTCAGTGTGCCGCTGGGAGCGGTTGGCGGAATTTTGGGACTGACGGTGTTGAACCTGTTCGTGTTCCAGGCACTCGACGTCCTGACGATGCTGGGCTTTGTGATCCTGATTGGCACGGTGGTGAACAATGCAATTCTTATCGTGCATCAGTCACTCAACCACATGAGGGAAGAAGGAATGGATGCGCGCGACGCGATTCCGCTAAGCATCCAGACGCGTATTCGTCCGATCTTCATTACCACGTTGACAACGGTACTCGGACTGCTTCCTCTGGTCGCGTTTCCCGGTGCCGGCAGTGAACTTTATCGCGGACTCGGAAGCGTGGTTCTTGGCGGTTTGCTGATGTCGACTTTGTTCACGCTGTTTTTGGTTCCCACCGTTTTCGTACTGACGCTCGACGCGAAACACGGGCTGGTATCGATCCTGGGCCTGAACGCTGACGACACACCAGCGCTTCCCGTTCCGTCTGTGGCGAAATGATCGTCACACGGAAGGGACCGAAAGCGGGGACAGGGCGCCGTTCGCAGGAAGTGGCGACCTACAGCGTGTTACGCTGACTTGTCGCCGCGGCGGACCGATTTCGATAGCAAATCGTCTGCTCCCACGAGCCCCACGCGGCAATGAGTTTAGGTAAACTACTCTAAACTCTCAGGAAGATCTTGTGTCGATACAGGAAATACAAGAGCAGCCATTCGACTGCCAGTGTGCCAACAAGAAGCACAAGCGTGCCGGAATCTCCAGTCAGGCGAGCCACGCCTCCGAAGAAGAACTCGGCAATGTCGCGAAAGTTAACGAACTCCTTGCAGATGTAGATCGTGATGGCGTTGGCACCAATCACGACCCAAAAAAACGCGAGCCAACGCCATTTCAAAACGTCTATGACAGCGTAGAAAAGGGCCAGCAACAGCAAACTCCATCCGGCGGCGACAAGCACAAAGCTGCTCGTCCACAGGTTCTTGATAACCGGGAAGCTCAGCCCCCAAAAGCCACCGACGCCGAGGCTCACAACACCCGCGAGCGCCAGAGACGCTACTTTCTTCCACGGGCCCAGGTTTGACTGCAGCAACGTTCCGGCAAGGACTCCCAGCATCGCTGTGGTTACGGCGGGGATCGTGGACAGGATGCCTTCGTTGTCACCGTAACCGTAGTACTTTTCCAGAATGATCCCGGGTAAGACGTTCCGGTCGACATGGCCTGCCAGGTTGCCTTCTTTCGAATAGTCGCCCGCAACTCCGCCGGGAGGTGGAATGAAAACGAACACGGCCCAGTATCCCAACAGTATTACCGCAATGATGATGCTCTGAGTACGCCAGTTTGTGTGTAGTTAAATCAATCCGGCGATCGTATACCCGATTCCAATTCGCTGCAGCACGTGCATGTAACGCATGTTGGCAAAGTCGAACTGCAACACATCGTTGTACACAAATCCCAGCAGGATCAGCAGAAAGCCGCGACGAAACAATCGGCGGTAGGCGGCCGTCGGCTGCCCTGAGTATTTCTGAAGCGAATACGGCAACACGCACCCGACCAGGAACAGAAACAGAGGAAAGATCAGGTCATAAAACCGAAAGCCTTCCCATTCGACATGTTTGAACTGCAACGCCAGACGGCTTGCAAATGATTCGGGATCGGCGTTCTTCAGCAATTCGATGGCAATCGAACTGCCGCCAACAATCCAGAACATGTCGAATCCGCGTAGAGCATCAATCGAAACGATGCGTTCAGTCGTTTGCTGCGTAGAGGCGGCAGGCTCGGTGAGTCCCGGATGATCTGACATGAACGTGCTTGTTAGAAAAGTGAAAATGAAAAGTCAGCCGTCAATGCGCGCTGACTCAACTGAGAAAAGCGGCATTCCCGTGGACGCAGGAACGCACTTTCTGCGGATAGATTCAGCGACTACGATAAAGACAGTCATGTTGAATATCCAACTCAGGCTTCGCGGCTGGCTCATCCGGACTCTCTGTTCCGGCATGCTGCACCAATATTGCAGAATGTGCCCTGCAGGCTGCAGTTTTCGATCTGAGAGAACGACCATACATAGGGCGACTGTTGCCAGCCGAGTTTGCTTACTGGGGCGGTAGAACAACGGAGTGCGCCTTCAGATCATGAGCCACCTTAAAAACTGGCGTTTGCGGAACCGAAGAAGTAGACTGCCAGCCGAAACTGTGTTTTGCGACGCCGTTTCGAGCCCGGAGTTCATCTTCACCGAATTCGCATCAACTTTGTCAGTAGTGAACGGCAATCTTGAAATCATATCTCCACATCCTATTGGTAGCCTTCGCCCTGCAGTTCGCGGTCACACCGCGCGTTTCAGCGGCTGACGTCAATTTTCAGCGGGATGTCGCGCCGATTTTGCAGACGCACTGCTTGCGTTGTCACAACGAACGCGACCAGCGCGGAGAGCTGTCGCTGCAGACAAGCCTGTCGACGTTTGAAGGCGGCGAAAGTGGTGAGATCATCACGCCTGGCGATGCGGAATCCAGCTACTTGATGGATTTGATTGTCCCGTCGGGCGGTACGGCAGAAATGCCGAAACGGGAAGCTCCGCTTGAACCGGAGGAAATCGCCGTCATTCGCAAATGGATCGAATCCGGTGCTGTGTGGCCGGATGGGGTAGTTTTGGAACCGCCCGTCCTTTGGTCACTCAAACCGATCCAGCGTCCTGACGTCCCGGAGGAAATCGCGCTGCTACAGCAATTTCCTATCCGAAGTCCGATTGATTCTTTTGTCGCTGCACGACTTACAGAAGCCGGGCTGACACCGGCTGCGGAGGCTGATCGGCACACGCTTATTCGTCGCCTGTATCTTGACTTGGCGGGCTTGCCGCCGCTGCCGGGTGCAGTGGAATTGTTTGTGAATGACACGTCCGCCACTGCTTACGAGAACCTGGTCGACGATCTGCTGGACTCACCGCATTTCGGCGAACAATGGGGCCGCCACTGGCTCGACCTGGCTCGCTACGCGGATAGCGAGGGCTACCTTGGAGACAGCGAACGACCTCACGCGTGGGTTTATCGCGAATGGGTCATCAACGCGATCAACGATGACATGCCGTTCGACCAGTTTACGATCGAACAGCTTGCCGGAGATCTGCTGGATGAACCCACCGTCGAGCAGAAAGTCGCCACCGGATTTCACCGCAACACTTTGCGAAATACAGAAGCCGGCGTCGATCTCGAACTGTACCGCACCAAGGAAATTGTGGACCGAGTCAACACGACCGGCATGGTGTGGCTTGGTCTGACTCTGGGATGCGCCGAATGCCACGACCATAAGAATGATCCGATCAGCCAGAAGGAATTTTATCAACTGTATGCGTTCTTCAATAACGCAGACGAAGTGGGCGTCACGGCCACTCGGCCCTGGGAAATT
This DNA window, taken from Fuerstiella marisgermanici, encodes the following:
- a CDS encoding efflux RND transporter periplasmic adaptor subunit, translated to MPAALHAQDAGVVVARVVNREVNTGHRVVGSVMPIQSSTVGTAVDGRVLEFLVNTGDAVKARQPLAKLRTGTLEIELAASQAELKLRKEELRQLKNGARPEDISEARARMLAAKANHKNSLTHLNRLKQLFERQATNQTDLDDAAERSEAASQNLLALQAAFGRIEAGPREEEIAQATARVELQQANVELIEDRIKKYIIYAPFDGYVTAEHTEVGEWVSNADPIADVIALDHVEIVCNVPAEQAVRLQQNKDVRIEFPELPGDVFTGQISQIVPIADSRTRTFPVNIRLKNTTRDGRPVLMAGMLARAILPTGNRTVMPLVPKDALVLNGSRRYVFVATPDGNAERAASVRSVPVTLGIADEGLIQVSGELKAGDLVVVRGNERLKDGQQVVLNLAETTSVSVGD
- a CDS encoding DUF5009 domain-containing protein, with protein sequence MSDHPGLTEPAASTQQTTERIVSIDALRGFDMFWIVGGSSIAIELLKNADPESFASRLALQFKHVEWEGFRFYDLIFPLFLFLVGCVLPYSLQKYSGQPTAAYRRLFRRGFLLILLGFVYNDVLQFDFANMRYMHVLQRIGIGYTIAGLI
- a CDS encoding efflux RND transporter permease subunit translates to MQLIESFIRNPVKVSVGVLLVVMFGAICLVRMPRQLAPSVQNPVLTIETSWPGGSPQEIEREIVQEQEEQLQGVEGVTKMSSECLDSSGRITLEFVVGTNIEDAMLRVNTRLQQVREYPIDALEPVISASDVADRPIARFVLTAKPPDVEQIHEFQQKYPDLAEALAPASRAMNSGLRVFRLQEAWRELGDEHPELKQLLPPELDLQEVRKFAEDYIETQLERVSGVSDAYTYGGQQEELQVIVDPDRLAARQLTVIDVRNALQNQNKDTSGGDFWEGKRRWVIRTLGQFRSPEQVKQQVLTVRDGAPIYVGDVADVQIGFKKMDSVSRRYGVSSNGMAVRRASGANVLSVMVGIRAATKQLNEGILKQRGLELYQYYDETEYIHAAIGLVQQNIFLGGALTMIVLLLFLHLGRRTLMIVPLIAASAIAAAYVSSTYVLVTLALVIVGGFWFGRGALVVGLAIPVSVIGTFLLLGLMGRSLNVISLAGLAFAVGMLVDNAVVVLENIFRRFEEGEDAFTASVNGTKEVWGAVVASTLTTIAVFVPVLFVEEMAGQLFRDIALAISCAVGLSLVVSFTVVPTAASRLFKRSKSKDPNAANVDDTKIDNADPKSQGLLPRFLQWCGSLVIRVVISSNRWIQRGTVRSLAVVLVMVGASVGLSYLFWPKVEYLPSGNRNFVFCSVSPPPGYNMDQLLAMGTKIEDDLKPYWNADPGSPAAEELEYPIISYYFYVVRGRQVFMGFEAQDETRVHELIPLIKEVASQFPGTIAVAKRSSLFERGLTGGRTVDIEITGPDLEHLVTIGGQVLSDVKELLPDAQAMPQPSLDLSGPEIHIEPRLMQSSEMGIHASDLGYTVDALVDGAYAGDYFSGGEKIDLTIVGQQSFAERTQNLNDLPISTDLGQLVPLSAVAEIRLSSGPEQINRRERQRAITIQVTPPVTMPLEDAMAKINDSIVTPLHRGEMLEGGYMVTLSGTADKLREAWGALKWNLILALAITYLLMAALFESWLYPFVIIFSVPLGAVGGILGLTVLNLFVFQALDVLTMLGFVILIGTVVNNAILIVHQSLNHMREEGMDARDAIPLSIQTRIRPIFITTLTTVLGLLPLVAFPGAGSELYRGLGSVVLGGLLMSTLFTLFLVPTVFVLTLDAKHGLVSILGLNADDTPALPVPSVAK